In Hydrogenovibrio marinus, a single genomic region encodes these proteins:
- the sdhA gene encoding succinate dehydrogenase flavoprotein subunit, whose protein sequence is MTNLDAIDTFHFDVVIVGAGGAGLRSALELSKSDQQVAVVSKVFPTRSHTVAAQGGINAALGNITEDNWHWHMYDTIKGSDYLGDQDAIEFMCREAIEIVRELEHFGVPFSRTDEGKIYQRPFGGQSRHFGESQATRTCAAADRTGHAILQTLYQQNIHAGTSFFDEYFAIDLVLDDEGNVGGLVVLNIQTGQVQLLRSHVVMIATGGACQLFKTNTNAKINTGDGLGMVLRAGLPLQDMEFWQFHPTGVANKGMLLSEAARGEGGVLRNADGEAFMVKYAPHVKDLASRDVVARAIAIEVKEGRGCGPKKDHVLLDLTHIDAEVIKKRLPGIRDIGLTFLGLDMCDAAIPVYPTAHYMMGGIPTNLKGQVVTLDEVGKPQSVKGLYAVGECACVSVHGANRLGGNSLLDIVVFGRAAAKDIVHNLETKPVDHFDKTLNLSKAAERLNRWAQPQEKNHKTETIAEIRHDLQVAMQVGCGVFRNEESMQSLLKELEVLQDRLDLVRLHDHSNAFNLERLEAFELENLMGLATATVYSALARTESRGAHSRVDFTERDDENWMKHSLYFLENHQLRYKPVTTKPLTVETFPPKARVY, encoded by the coding sequence ATGACAAACTTGGACGCCATAGATACTTTTCATTTTGATGTGGTGATTGTCGGTGCCGGTGGCGCGGGCTTGCGTAGTGCATTGGAATTGTCTAAATCCGATCAGCAGGTTGCCGTGGTTTCCAAGGTGTTCCCGACCCGTTCGCACACGGTCGCCGCGCAAGGGGGGATCAACGCCGCGTTGGGCAATATCACCGAAGACAATTGGCACTGGCACATGTACGACACCATCAAAGGGTCGGACTATCTCGGCGATCAGGATGCGATTGAGTTCATGTGCCGAGAGGCGATAGAGATTGTTCGGGAGCTGGAACATTTTGGTGTGCCTTTTTCGCGAACCGATGAAGGTAAAATTTATCAACGTCCTTTCGGTGGGCAAAGCCGACATTTCGGTGAGTCGCAAGCAACACGCACCTGCGCCGCTGCCGACAGAACCGGGCACGCTATCCTGCAAACGCTGTATCAACAAAATATCCATGCCGGGACGTCCTTTTTTGATGAATATTTTGCGATAGATTTGGTATTGGACGACGAAGGCAATGTTGGCGGTTTGGTGGTGTTGAACATCCAGACCGGACAAGTCCAGTTGTTGCGTTCTCATGTGGTGATGATCGCCACTGGGGGCGCTTGCCAGTTATTCAAAACCAATACCAATGCCAAGATCAACACTGGGGATGGTCTGGGCATGGTGTTGCGTGCCGGATTGCCGTTGCAAGATATGGAGTTTTGGCAGTTTCACCCGACAGGTGTTGCCAATAAAGGGATGCTGCTTTCTGAAGCGGCACGTGGGGAAGGTGGCGTACTGCGAAATGCCGATGGCGAAGCCTTTATGGTCAAGTATGCGCCGCATGTGAAGGACTTGGCGTCTCGTGATGTGGTGGCACGCGCGATTGCTATAGAAGTGAAAGAAGGTCGCGGATGCGGACCAAAGAAAGATCATGTGTTATTGGATTTGACGCATATCGACGCCGAGGTGATCAAAAAACGCCTACCGGGGATTCGTGACATTGGTTTGACGTTTTTGGGGTTGGATATGTGCGATGCCGCGATTCCGGTGTATCCAACTGCGCACTATATGATGGGCGGTATTCCCACCAATTTGAAAGGTCAGGTTGTTACTTTGGATGAAGTGGGCAAACCACAGTCGGTAAAAGGTTTGTATGCCGTTGGTGAATGCGCCTGCGTTTCGGTGCATGGTGCTAACCGATTGGGCGGTAATTCCCTGTTGGATATTGTGGTATTCGGGCGTGCCGCAGCCAAAGACATCGTGCATAACTTGGAAACCAAACCCGTCGATCACTTTGATAAAACTTTGAATCTGTCGAAAGCGGCGGAGCGCTTGAACCGTTGGGCTCAACCGCAGGAAAAAAATCATAAAACGGAAACTATTGCCGAAATTCGCCATGACTTGCAGGTAGCCATGCAGGTCGGTTGTGGGGTGTTCCGCAATGAGGAAAGTATGCAATCTCTGCTGAAAGAGCTTGAGGTGTTGCAGGATAGATTGGACTTGGTGCGTTTACATGACCACAGCAATGCGTTCAATCTGGAGCGCCTTGAAGCGTTTGAGCTGGAGAACTTGATGGGGTTGGCGACCGCCACGGTTTATTCCGCATTGGCGAGAACCGAAAGTCGCGGTGCACACTCTCGAGTGGATTTTACCGAACGAGATGATGAAAACTGGATGAAGCATAGTCTGTACTTTTTGGAAAACCACCAGTTGCGATATAAGCCAGTTACCACCAAGCCGTTAACCGTTGAAACCTTCCCGCCAAAGGCGCGAGTCTACTAG
- the sdhD gene encoding succinate dehydrogenase, hydrophobic membrane anchor protein: MMMLSGAKAHLWQRVSAVYLFFYFPFAIAYLSQFHFETYQVLQSALTNPYFTLPTFLGLAMVMVHIWIGVRDVVIDYLPRKLVMMKLVGFGIFWLAVMLDLIYLAMTLIGR, encoded by the coding sequence ATGATGATGCTTTCCGGCGCTAAAGCACACCTTTGGCAACGCGTCAGCGCGGTTTATCTGTTTTTCTACTTCCCATTTGCCATCGCTTACCTTTCACAATTTCATTTCGAAACTTATCAAGTTTTACAGTCTGCATTGACCAATCCCTATTTCACACTACCGACTTTTTTGGGGTTGGCGATGGTGATGGTGCATATCTGGATTGGTGTCAGGGATGTCGTCATCGACTATTTGCCGCGCAAACTGGTGATGATGAAACTGGTTGGTTTCGGCATTTTTTGGTTGGCAGTGATGCTGGATTTGATTTACCTCGCCATGACGCTGATTGGTCGTTAA
- the sdhC gene encoding succinate dehydrogenase, cytochrome b556 subunit, whose translation MYHHPGNRPVNLNLAAFRFPLNAYISILHRISGVLMVAGLVVGLWWLNELILFPENFSDNLALSRSLSGQILLFAWLSGLWFHWLAGAKHLLAEHDFLGLSSCLANATLGSKILLTVFVVGEVIFAWLFWGGSL comes from the coding sequence ATGTATCATCATCCGGGAAATCGTCCAGTGAATTTGAATCTGGCGGCGTTTCGTTTTCCTTTGAATGCTTATATCTCGATTTTGCACCGCATTTCCGGTGTGTTGATGGTCGCTGGCTTGGTGGTTGGGCTCTGGTGGTTGAACGAGCTTATTCTCTTTCCCGAAAATTTTTCCGATAACTTGGCATTGAGCCGTTCTCTGTCAGGTCAGATTTTATTGTTCGCATGGTTGAGCGGGCTTTGGTTCCATTGGTTGGCGGGCGCAAAGCATTTGCTGGCGGAACATGATTTTCTCGGTCTTTCAAGTTGTCTGGCAAACGCCACACTGGGGAGCAAGATTCTCCTGACGGTATTTGTGGTAGGTGAAGTCATTTTTGCCTGGTTGTTTTGGGGAGGCAGTTTATGA
- a CDS encoding acetolactate synthase large subunit, producing MKASDLFVKALEAEGVEYIFGIPGEENLDVLNSLKHSPIQLIITRHEQAAGFMAATYGRLTGKAGVCMSTLGPGATNLVTAAAYANLGAMPMVMITGQKPIKSSKQGRFQIIDVVNLMEPITKYSCQITSGQVIPARIREAFDVAQTERPGATHLELPEDIAIEETGAQIIEHSTHRRPLAENKAVEKAVEMIQKAKSPLILVGAGANRKTSGKMLRQFIDKTGIPFFTTQMGKGVIDERHHLYLGCAALSDNDFVHAAIRSTDLIINVGHDVVEKPPFFMKPDGFKVIHINYTNASVDPVYFPQAEVTGDIANAIYQIKEKIERQIHWDFKNFFEEKILIDENLQEGATDDRFPIYPQRLVHDVRSVLPDNGIIALDNGIYKIWFARNYLAYRHNTVLLDNALATMGAGLPSAIAAKLVNPDERVIAICGDGGFMMNSAELETAVRLKLDLVVLILNDNAFGMIKWKQANLGFEDFGLDLNNPDFVLYAQSYGAIGHRIHKAEELIPKLENCFEDGGIHVIEVPMDYSENDRILNHEIKERSQAIFADK from the coding sequence ATGAAAGCATCTGATTTATTTGTCAAAGCACTCGAGGCCGAAGGCGTGGAATATATTTTCGGTATTCCCGGTGAAGAAAATCTTGATGTCCTCAACTCTTTGAAACACAGCCCCATCCAACTCATCATCACCCGTCATGAACAGGCCGCCGGCTTTATGGCAGCCACTTATGGTCGTTTGACTGGTAAAGCAGGCGTTTGCATGTCAACACTTGGACCGGGCGCAACCAATCTTGTCACCGCCGCCGCTTATGCCAACCTCGGTGCCATGCCAATGGTGATGATTACCGGGCAGAAACCTATCAAGAGCAGTAAACAAGGACGCTTTCAGATTATCGATGTGGTGAACCTGATGGAGCCCATCACCAAATACTCCTGTCAAATCACCAGCGGACAGGTCATTCCTGCACGTATTCGTGAAGCGTTCGACGTGGCACAAACCGAAAGACCCGGAGCAACGCACCTTGAGCTACCGGAAGATATCGCCATTGAAGAAACCGGTGCACAGATCATTGAACACAGTACACATCGTCGTCCACTAGCCGAGAACAAAGCCGTGGAAAAAGCGGTGGAGATGATTCAAAAAGCGAAATCACCTTTGATTCTGGTCGGCGCAGGCGCCAATCGTAAAACATCAGGAAAAATGCTACGCCAGTTCATAGATAAAACTGGCATCCCCTTTTTCACCACCCAAATGGGCAAAGGCGTCATTGATGAGCGCCATCACCTTTATTTAGGATGCGCTGCCTTGTCCGACAACGACTTTGTCCATGCTGCCATCCGTAGCACGGATTTGATTATCAATGTCGGTCATGACGTTGTTGAAAAACCGCCCTTTTTCATGAAACCGGACGGCTTCAAAGTAATACACATCAACTACACCAACGCCTCCGTCGATCCGGTTTATTTCCCGCAAGCCGAAGTGACCGGCGACATTGCCAATGCGATTTACCAAATCAAAGAAAAAATAGAGCGCCAAATCCATTGGGACTTCAAAAACTTCTTTGAAGAAAAAATTCTCATCGACGAAAACTTACAAGAAGGCGCGACAGACGACCGTTTTCCTATCTATCCGCAGCGACTGGTGCACGATGTACGTAGCGTCTTGCCGGATAACGGCATCATTGCGCTCGACAACGGTATCTACAAAATTTGGTTTGCCCGCAACTACCTTGCTTATCGTCACAACACCGTCTTGCTCGACAACGCTTTGGCGACCATGGGTGCCGGACTGCCTTCCGCAATTGCCGCCAAACTTGTCAACCCGGACGAACGCGTCATCGCCATTTGCGGTGATGGCGGTTTCATGATGAACTCCGCAGAGCTGGAAACCGCCGTGCGTCTTAAACTCGACTTGGTGGTGCTGATTCTCAATGACAATGCCTTTGGCATGATTAAATGGAAGCAAGCCAACTTGGGATTTGAGGATTTCGGGCTGGACTTGAACAATCCTGATTTTGTGCTTTACGCTCAAAGCTACGGCGCTATTGGGCATCGCATCCATAAAGCAGAAGAACTGATTCCAAAGTTAGAAAACTGCTTTGAAGATGGCGGCATACATGTCATCGAAGTGCCTATGGACTACAGCGAAAACGACCGAATTCTCAATCACGAAATCAAAGAACGCAGCCAGGCCATTTTCGCTGACAAGTAA
- a CDS encoding 2OG-Fe(II) oxygenase, producing MHSSALEPDALVPFDPASPESEASINDLLDNLVEKGWYVWPNAIEPELCQALLEEASEHHQEGELKRAGIGRGDEHQLNRDIRRDKIKWLDGSTPTQQAYLAKMADLQFRLNRELFLGLFEYECHFALYQPGDFYKKHYDSFRGQATRIVTTVLYLNPEWQPGKGGELVIYKDEEDTQPTLVSPYFGTLAVFMSEEILHEVLPTLQSRYSITGWFRLNNMQGNQVDPPTQLLTY from the coding sequence ATGCATTCCTCCGCTCTAGAACCCGATGCCTTAGTGCCTTTTGACCCTGCCAGCCCGGAAAGCGAAGCATCGATCAATGACTTGCTGGACAACCTAGTCGAAAAAGGTTGGTATGTCTGGCCGAACGCCATCGAACCGGAACTCTGCCAAGCCCTGTTGGAAGAAGCCAGCGAACATCACCAAGAAGGTGAGTTGAAACGTGCAGGGATAGGACGTGGCGATGAGCATCAGCTCAATCGTGATATTCGACGTGATAAAATCAAATGGTTGGATGGTTCCACTCCAACGCAGCAGGCTTATTTGGCAAAAATGGCGGACTTACAGTTCCGCCTCAATCGCGAATTATTTTTAGGGTTGTTTGAATACGAATGTCACTTCGCACTTTATCAACCGGGCGACTTCTACAAAAAACACTACGACAGCTTCCGTGGGCAAGCGACTCGTATCGTCACCACCGTGTTGTATCTAAACCCAGAATGGCAGCCGGGTAAAGGTGGCGAGTTAGTGATTTATAAAGATGAAGAAGATACCCAGCCGACGCTGGTTTCCCCTTACTTCGGAACGCTGGCCGTCTTTATGAGTGAAGAGATATTACATGAAGTTTTGCCGACGCTGCAATCTCGCTACAGCATCACCGGGTGGTTCCGTTTGAACAATATGCAAGGCAATCAGGTTGACCCGCCAACCCAACTTTTGACTTATTAA